A section of the Leminorella richardii genome encodes:
- the thiL gene encoding thiamine-phosphate kinase has translation MSCGEFDLITRFFHRQKDNRKDVRLGIGDDCALLVPVLQNELAISTDTLVCGTHFLPDISPADLGYKALAVNLSDLAAVGADPAWLSLAITLPEVNESWLSAFSDGLFSLLDYYGMQLIGGDTTRGPLSLTLTVHGWVPVNMALTRSGARAGDWIYVTGTLGDSAAGLAILLDKLDVNDQTDRRFLLERHLRPSPRVLAGQALRQLASSVLDLSDGLASDLGHILKASGCGAKVQLDKLPLSEALLRSCSREQAQQWALAGGEDYELCFTVSEKNREAVEKGLSALAQPCTCIGQITANGGFRLFDGEKPVESGARGYDHFQ, from the coding sequence ATGTCATGCGGTGAATTTGACCTGATTACCCGCTTTTTCCACCGGCAGAAAGATAACCGTAAGGATGTCCGCCTCGGCATTGGCGACGACTGTGCGCTGCTGGTTCCCGTCCTGCAAAACGAACTGGCGATCAGCACCGATACGCTGGTTTGTGGAACCCATTTCCTTCCTGATATTAGTCCCGCGGATTTAGGCTATAAGGCGCTGGCGGTCAACTTAAGCGATCTGGCTGCCGTGGGTGCTGACCCTGCATGGCTGTCGCTGGCGATTACCCTGCCTGAGGTGAATGAATCCTGGCTGTCGGCTTTTAGCGATGGTCTGTTTTCCCTGTTGGACTATTATGGCATGCAGCTAATCGGTGGCGACACCACTCGAGGGCCTTTGAGCCTGACGCTGACCGTTCACGGCTGGGTGCCAGTGAATATGGCGCTCACTCGCAGCGGCGCCAGAGCAGGGGACTGGATCTATGTGACAGGTACTTTAGGGGACAGCGCCGCAGGGCTAGCGATACTGCTGGATAAGCTGGACGTGAACGACCAGACTGACCGCAGATTTCTGCTTGAGCGCCACCTGCGGCCTTCTCCGCGCGTTTTGGCAGGGCAGGCGCTGCGCCAGCTGGCTTCTTCCGTGTTGGATTTATCTGATGGACTGGCGTCCGATTTGGGCCACATTCTCAAAGCCAGCGGCTGCGGTGCGAAAGTGCAGCTGGACAAACTGCCACTATCCGAGGCGCTGCTGCGAAGCTGTTCACGGGAACAGGCTCAGCAGTGGGCGCTAGCCGGCGGTGAGGACTATGAGCTGTGCTTCACGGTTTCCGAGAAAAATCGAGAGGCGGTTGAAAAAGGCCTGTCAGCGCTGGCTCAGCCCTGTACCTGCATTGGCCAGATTACCGCTAACGGTGGTTTCAGGCTGTTTGATGGAGAGAAGCCGGTAGAGTCAGGCGCTCGCGGTTACGATCACTTTCAATAA
- the nusB gene encoding transcription antitermination factor NusB, with the protein MKPSARHRARECAVQALYSWQISKNDIADVELAFLTEQDVNGVDLTYFRELFSGAATQASELDKLMAPYLSRTLDELGQIERAILRVAVYELSKREDVPYKVVINEAIELAKTFGAEDSHKFVNGVLDKVVPRLRVRKDAGKDK; encoded by the coding sequence GTGAAACCTTCAGCTCGCCACCGAGCCCGAGAGTGCGCCGTTCAGGCGCTATACTCATGGCAGATATCGAAAAATGATATCGCCGATGTCGAATTAGCCTTCCTGACGGAACAGGACGTCAACGGCGTTGATTTAACCTATTTCCGTGAGCTTTTTTCCGGGGCAGCGACACAGGCTTCTGAACTGGATAAGCTGATGGCTCCCTATCTATCCCGCACGCTGGACGAGCTGGGGCAGATTGAAAGGGCGATTTTGCGCGTTGCGGTTTATGAGCTGAGCAAGCGTGAAGACGTACCCTATAAAGTGGTGATTAACGAAGCCATTGAGCTCGCTAAAACCTTTGGCGCGGAAGATAGCCACAAGTTCGTTAACGGCGTTCTGGACAAGGTCGTTCCCCGGCTGCGCGTTCGTAAAGACGCAGGCAAGGATAAGTAG
- the ribE gene encoding 6,7-dimethyl-8-ribityllumazine synthase, giving the protein MNVIEGNVAAPQARVAIAIARFNNFINDSLLEGAIDALKRIGQVSDANITVVWVPGAYELPLAVRTLAETDRYDAVIALGTVIRGGTAHFEYVAGECSSGLSSVAMNSHIPVAFGVLTTENIEQAIERAGTKAGNKGAEAAMTALEMINVIKAIKA; this is encoded by the coding sequence ATGAACGTTATCGAAGGCAATGTTGCTGCACCGCAGGCGCGCGTCGCTATCGCGATTGCGCGTTTTAACAACTTTATTAACGACAGCCTGCTGGAAGGCGCAATTGACGCCCTTAAGCGCATTGGCCAAGTTTCTGACGCCAACATTACAGTCGTATGGGTGCCGGGCGCCTATGAGCTTCCATTAGCGGTACGCACCCTTGCTGAAACCGATCGCTATGACGCGGTTATTGCTCTGGGTACCGTTATTCGCGGCGGCACAGCCCACTTTGAATATGTAGCGGGTGAGTGCAGCTCTGGTCTGTCTAGCGTGGCAATGAACAGCCACATTCCCGTTGCCTTTGGCGTACTGACGACGGAAAACATCGAGCAGGCGATCGAGCGTGCTGGTACCAAGGCTGGTAACAAAGGGGCTGAAGCCGCAATGACCGCTCTGGAAATGATTAACGTCATCAAGGCGATTAAAGCTTGA
- the ribD gene encoding bifunctional diaminohydroxyphosphoribosylaminopyrimidine deaminase/5-amino-6-(5-phosphoribosylamino)uracil reductase RibD, which translates to MHNDAVYMARAIELAWRGRFTTSPNPNVGCVIVRDGAIVGEGYHHRAGEPHAEVHALRAAGEKAHGATAYVTLEPCSHHGKTPPCADALIAAGIARVVAAMQDPNPEVAGRGLYRLQQAGIEVEHGLMMAEAEALNRGFFKRMRTGFPYLQLKMAASLDGKTAMASGESQWITSAAARRDVQQYRAQSCAILSTSETVLADNPSLNVRWEDLSDDVRSAYPKESVRQPLRVILDARNRLTPDLKVFSLPGPILLVRTQKGDERWPDNVEQFLVPSSAGGVDLVVLMMQLGRRQINRVWTEAGATLAGALLTKGLVDELVLYTAPKLLGDDARGLCHLPGIERLADAPRFTFGDVERVGDDLRLSLLPRAEF; encoded by the coding sequence ACGACGTCACCCAATCCTAACGTCGGCTGCGTTATTGTGCGTGACGGCGCTATTGTTGGTGAGGGTTATCACCATCGCGCCGGTGAACCCCACGCAGAGGTGCACGCGCTGCGCGCTGCGGGAGAAAAAGCGCACGGTGCGACGGCTTACGTAACGCTAGAACCCTGTAGCCACCATGGGAAAACGCCACCCTGTGCCGACGCGCTAATTGCCGCAGGCATTGCGCGGGTCGTCGCGGCTATGCAGGATCCTAATCCGGAAGTGGCGGGGCGTGGCCTTTATCGCCTACAGCAGGCCGGCATTGAGGTTGAGCACGGCCTGATGATGGCAGAAGCGGAGGCGCTAAATCGCGGCTTCTTTAAGCGCATGAGAACCGGTTTTCCCTACCTTCAGCTTAAAATGGCCGCTTCTCTGGACGGCAAAACGGCCATGGCGTCCGGTGAAAGCCAGTGGATTACGTCTGCCGCTGCTCGGCGCGACGTGCAGCAGTATCGGGCACAGAGCTGTGCGATTTTAAGCACCAGCGAAACGGTACTGGCGGATAACCCTTCGCTGAACGTGCGCTGGGAAGATCTGTCTGACGACGTTCGGTCAGCTTATCCCAAAGAGAGTGTGCGACAGCCGCTTCGCGTTATTCTGGATGCCAGAAACCGGCTGACGCCTGATTTGAAAGTTTTTTCTCTACCCGGGCCCATTTTGCTGGTTCGTACTCAAAAGGGCGATGAGCGCTGGCCAGACAATGTTGAACAATTTTTGGTTCCGTCCTCCGCCGGTGGTGTCGATTTGGTCGTCCTGATGATGCAGCTCGGGCGTCGGCAGATTAACCGTGTCTGGACGGAAGCGGGCGCTACGCTTGCCGGTGCGCTGTTGACCAAGGGGCTAGTGGACGAACTGGTGCTGTATACCGCGCCGAAGCTATTGGGAGACGATGCGCGCGGTCTGTGTCACTTGCCGGGCATCGAGCGCCTGGCCGACGCGCCGCGCTTTACCTTTGGCGACGTTGAACGCGTCGGTGACGATCTGCGGCTGAGTTTGCTGCCGCGCGCCGAATTCTAG